GCCATATATTTAATAAAAAGAGTATTTTACTTGCAATAGTCCCTTTATTCAATTATCAATATATTTTTATCATATGTGCATTAGGTTTATATGATTGGCTAAAGGATATTAAATCCAAAAAATTCTTATTTATAGTCAAAAGTTGGGTTTTGTCAATAATTACATGTTTTTCATCAGTTATATTTCTTGTATTTCGTTCAATAATTTCCGGCAAACACCAAGATCCTGCATTTGCATCTTTAAATGAATTTGAACTCAGCATATATTCTATTCCTTCAAATTTTAAATTTTCAATTGATTTTTTTGATTACGTGATTTCAATATATATTAATATATTATTTTCATTTTACAAAAATAATATTTATAATTTTACAAATTATGGAATAGTTTTTAGTACTTTATTTTTTATATTAATGGTTTCTATTGCCTATATTAATTGGAATATTAGTAAAAAACTTACAAGTATTCTACTTTTAATAATTGGTACAACTTTATTGCTACAATTTTTAGGTCTACTGCATGTTGCGCCCAAGAGGCATCAATTAGTTTTATTTTTACCTGTAGCTCTTTTATTTTCGATATATTTTTCAAAATTTTTCATTAAATATTTGGCTTATAATCAAATATATTATATAATATTTATTGTACTAACATTATCTATGGTATTTAAAATAAATACATTTTCATTTGCAGAAAATAGTTTTCCTAAAGATTACATAAAACCTTATTTAGATAAGGAGGGTGTTGAGCGTTTGGTATTGAATAAATGTGACTATGAACCTATTTTATATAAAGATCTTAGAGTTGCCTATAAACCAATTTATAGGTGTGGACCCAGGGTGGTTGAAAAGTTGCCTCCTAATGTCAACACAATAGCGGTTTGGTCATCGTTTCCTATAAATGCAAATAGCGCATTAGACATCATTGGTGACTATTCAGGCTCAAAATGGAGTCTAATCTCCCCTCTGCAGCTTGATCTTAATCGGGACTGCAGCTCTTGTAGTAGATTGTGGATCGCAAAATTAATACTTGAAAATAAATAATATATATGCAGATCGTTATTCCAATGTCTGGCTTTGGTGAGCGCTTTCGACGCGCTGGTTATGTTATTCCTAAGCCCCTAATTGAGGTTGATGGTAAGCCCATTATCGGTCATGTGATTGATCTATTTCCAGGCGAGACCGATTTCACATTTATTTGCAATGAAGATCACTTAGCGAATACCGACTACCGCATCGAGCAAATTCTGAAGAATTTGTGCCCTACTGGTCGTATTGTTAGCATTCCGGCACATAAGCTTGGCCCTATCTATGCTGTGCGCCAAATAGAACATCTATTAGACCCAACTCGCCCTGTATTAGTTAATTACTGCGATTTCACCTGCTATTGGGATTGGGATCACTTCAAAGTGTTTGTCGCTCAAACACAATGTGCTGGCGCCATTCCTGCATATAAAGGCTTTCATCCCCATACTCTTGGCACCACCAACTATGCCTATATGAAAGAGGTGTCCAGCACCATTCCCGGCAAAGAAAGTGGCTGGTTATTGGATATTCAAGAAAAGCAGCCCTTTACTGACAATCGCATGGAAGAATACGCCTCTAGCGGAACGTATTACTTTGCTAGTGCCAAGATCATGAGTGATGCGTTTGAGCAAACCATGGATCAGAATCTCAATATTGGCGGGGAGTTCTATGTCAGCTTAGCTTATAAACCCATGCTGGCCCAAGGTAAAAAAATTGCTGTGTATCCGCTACAGCACTTTATGCAATGGGGAACACCAGATGACTTGGAGGAATACAACGCTTGGTCAAATACTTTTAAGAGATTATTACATTCTGAGCAAGTAAGTAAGCCTGCTGGTTCACTGATTATTCCAATGGCGGGTATGGGAAAGCGCTTTGTAGAAGAAGGTTACACCCTCGCTAAACCGCTCATCCCAGTCTTTGGTAAAGCAATGGTGATTCAGGCCATTGATGATTTACCCAAAGCACAATACAAGTCAGTCATTTTGCGAGCTGATATGCCAGGCTTGGCTGATATCGAAACGTCGATCAAACAGCAATTTCCCAATTCGATTCTGACGCGCGTTCCTGGCGTGACCGAAGGGCAAGCTTGTACTGCGCTCATTGGTCTAGATGCGCTAGAAAGCCATATGTCTAAAGCCGATACCCAATTAGCTAACGGCGCTCTTGAGCCCATTACACCTATAAATCCAATCACCTTTGGGGCCTGTGATAACGGCGCACTCTTTGATCAGAGTGCCTATGAAGCACTGTTAGGCAATCCCGAAGTAGATGTCATCGTCTGGGGTGTGCGTGGTCATATCAATGCGGTGCGTAAGCCGCAGATGTTTGGTTGGATTGATGCAGATGCTCATGGCTTGATTGCGAACATCTCTGTCAAAACCCCTTTAGCCTTACCAGCAACAGACCCGATCGTGATTGGCACTTTTACCTTTAAAAACGCTGGTGATGCACGGCGGGCAATCGATACGCTGATTGCGCGTAATGGGCGGATTAATGGCGAGTTCTACTTAGACTCATGTATTAATGATGCGATTGCCTTGGGTCTGCGTTGTTATCTACTGGAAGTCGATAGCTTTATATCTTGGGGCACCCCAAACGATCTCAAGACCTTTGAGTACTGGCAGTCTTGCTTTCATAAATGGCCTCATCACCCCTATCGACTTGAAAATGATCTTCGAGTTAATGTGAATGCTTTAGAACTTCTGAATCAAAGGTATTCTCCAAGAATTCCACGGATGCCGATTATGCAAGCGGAATGAAATGGCAAAGGGATTGGGGAGATATTTATTTATAGGGGCTGGATCGAATATATTAAATTTTGCTTTTTATTTCATTTTCTTTTCAGTTGGCATGTCCCTGTTTTTAGCTTCAACAATAGGCTATTTAATCGGCCTATTTTTTTCTTATCATTTTGGGCGAACTTGGGTTTTTGATGAACGGTTTGATATTAGAATGAAAAATGTAATTAGTTTTGCTTTGGTGTATGCAATTGGCGGGGTGGGTATGAGTCTAATAATTGAGGTTATGAATAAAAAAGTAGGTTTAGACTTTCAGATAAGTTGGATCTTTGGTGCAGTCTTTGCTGTAGTAAATAATTTCCTCGGATTAAAATTTTTTGTATTCAATGGGATAAAAAATGGCAAGTAAATTTGGATTTATTTCAAAACTAGAATTCCTTCAGGATTGGGCCTCAGCAATTATTGCCGGCTTAAATCCTGCAATTGTTCATAATTTAGAAAAGTATCATGTGTTGAAAAAAGTGCACTACCTTTCTGCGATTGAAAATATTGAGGGTGATTATCTTGAATTCGGGGTTTTTACTGGAAGCTCCTTTTGTCACTCGATCCGTTGTTGTAAAAAATTGGCAAAGATAAACCCAAATACACTTAAAACAAAATTTTTTGGTTTTGACTCATTTTCAGGATTTGGAGACTTAAATGAGGATGACGAGCACCCCTTCTATACCGATGAAAATTTTTCTACCAGCCTCTCGGCTGTTAATAATCGCGTGCAGCGTATAGCGCAAGGTATTGAATTTAAATTGATTCCTGGCTTTTTTAGTGATTCTTTAAAAGTCGGATCCCATCGGATGGGAATAGATAAATCACGTATCATTTTTATTGATAGTGATACTTACTCAAGCGCTAATGAGGCGCTTGCATTTTGCATTCCAACCTTGCAAGAGGGCACCTTTATTGTACTCGATGATTATTATTCTTATCGAGGAAGTGAAGCTCGAGGTGTGGCGCGAGCATTCAATGAGTTTGTTTCTCAAGGAGGAATAAATGTCAGACATGTGTTTAATTACGGAATGGGTGGTGTGGTCTATGTTGTTTCAAAGAAAATATAATGAAACTTTCATTGGTTATTCCTTGCTATAACGAAGAAGCCAATTTGCCATTGCTATTGGAGGCTTGTCAACCACTTCGATTGAATGGCGATATAGAAGTTATTATTGTAGACAATGGTTCGACAGATGGCACATCTGAGGTGCTTAAAAGATTGCTTCCAAGTTATCCACACTGTCGTACTGTACGCGTGTCAGTTAATCAGGGTTATGGATTTGGTATTTTGTATGGATTAATGGCGGCTCAGGGGAACATTCTTGCCTGGACGCATGCAGACCTGCAGACTGATCCCAAAGATGTCCTTAGATGTTTAGAGCTTTTTAATCGCTATGGAGAAACCATTTTTGTGAAAGGTAGGCGAATTAAGCGCCCGTTAACAGATGTTGCATTTACCGTGGGAATGAGCATCTTTGAAACTCTTTTGCTGCGCACCCGTTTATGGGACATCAACGCTCAACCCAATATATTCTCCAGGTCATTCTTTGAGAGTTGGGTAAATCCCCCGCATGATTTTTCCCTAGATTTGTATGTGTATTTCACAGCGCGCCATAAAGGCTTGCCGGTTTACCGCTTTCCCGTAGAATTTGGAGAGAGGGCCCATGGGGTCTCTCATTGGAATGTCAATTGGGCAGGAAAATGGAAATTTATCCGCAGAACCATCGACTTTAGCTTTGAACTGAAAAAAAGGCTGTCTCAATGAAGTTCATTGCTCATCGGCGCAACACAATCGAAGAATTAAAGGCGACCCCAAGGGATTTCGGTGTCGAGGTCGACGTTCGCTCTAATGATGGGAAGCTGATCATTCACCATGACCCCTTTGCTTCTGGGGAAGACTTTGAGGCATGGCTCAAGCACTACCACCATGGCACCCTGATTCTCAATGTCAAAGAAGAAGGTCTAGAGGCCTGTTTAATTGAACTGAT
Above is a genomic segment from Polynucleobacter sp. MG-5-Ahmo-C2 containing:
- a CDS encoding glycosyltransferase family 2 protein, translating into MKLSLVIPCYNEEANLPLLLEACQPLRLNGDIEVIIVDNGSTDGTSEVLKRLLPSYPHCRTVRVSVNQGYGFGILYGLMAAQGNILAWTHADLQTDPKDVLRCLELFNRYGETIFVKGRRIKRPLTDVAFTVGMSIFETLLLRTRLWDINAQPNIFSRSFFESWVNPPHDFSLDLYVYFTARHKGLPVYRFPVEFGERAHGVSHWNVNWAGKWKFIRRTIDFSFELKKRLSQ
- a CDS encoding GtrA family protein codes for the protein MAKGLGRYLFIGAGSNILNFAFYFIFFSVGMSLFLASTIGYLIGLFFSYHFGRTWVFDERFDIRMKNVISFALVYAIGGVGMSLIIEVMNKKVGLDFQISWIFGAVFAVVNNFLGLKFFVFNGIKNGK
- a CDS encoding TylF/MycF/NovP-related O-methyltransferase is translated as MASKFGFISKLEFLQDWASAIIAGLNPAIVHNLEKYHVLKKVHYLSAIENIEGDYLEFGVFTGSSFCHSIRCCKKLAKINPNTLKTKFFGFDSFSGFGDLNEDDEHPFYTDENFSTSLSAVNNRVQRIAQGIEFKLIPGFFSDSLKVGSHRMGIDKSRIIFIDSDTYSSANEALAFCIPTLQEGTFIVLDDYYSYRGSEARGVARAFNEFVSQGGINVRHVFNYGMGGVVYVVSKKI